In Gammaproteobacteria bacterium, a genomic segment contains:
- a CDS encoding phosphoribosylanthranilate isomerase, with amino-acid sequence MRARREGSVMRTRVKICGITRTEDAEAAVDAGADALGFVFVPASPRAVDVAAAARLMAQVPAFVTKVALFVDADPELVETVIERTAVDLLQFHGDEPAEYCRNFAKPYIKAIRMKPGTDLAVAASNYDDSCGLLVDSYSVNAAGGTGEVFDWAQVPEGITRPVILAGGLNPGNVQAAIRQVRPYAVDVSSGVEREKGIKDAALMAAFTKAVRAAYD; translated from the coding sequence TTGCGCGCTCGCCGAGAGGGCAGTGTTATGCGCACACGAGTCAAGATTTGCGGCATTACCCGTACCGAGGATGCAGAAGCTGCAGTGGATGCCGGCGCCGATGCCTTGGGGTTCGTGTTTGTGCCTGCCAGCCCGAGGGCGGTTGACGTGGCAGCCGCGGCCCGGTTGATGGCGCAGGTACCCGCATTTGTCACCAAGGTGGCCTTGTTCGTGGACGCGGACCCGGAGCTGGTGGAAACGGTTATCGAGCGCACGGCTGTGGATTTGCTCCAGTTTCATGGCGATGAACCGGCCGAGTATTGCCGTAACTTTGCCAAGCCTTATATCAAGGCGATTCGAATGAAGCCGGGCACGGACCTGGCCGTGGCTGCATCCAATTACGATGACAGTTGTGGTCTGCTGGTGGACAGTTATTCCGTGAATGCGGCGGGCGGAACCGGCGAGGTGTTTGACTGGGCGCAGGTTCCCGAGGGAATCACCAGGCCCGTCATCCTGGCGGGTGGACTGAACCCTGGCAATGTCCAGGCCGCGATCCGGCAAGTCCGGCCGTACGCGGTTGACGTGAGTTCCGGTGTCGAGCGGGAAAAAGGAATCAAGGATGCAGCGCTGATGGCTGCATTCACCAAGGCAGTAAGAGCAGCATATGACTGA
- the truA gene encoding tRNA pseudouridine(38-40) synthase TruA, which produces MRIAAIVEYCGASFYGWQYQEGSRTVQGEVERAVSFVANETVRVITAGRTDTGVHASAQVIHFDTRAERSQYSWFRGVNAQLPDDIKLRWIDVVDDEFHARFSATGRWYRYVILNRQSAPALLYRRVTHEYRDLDATLMQHGASFLLGRHDFSSYRTVHCQAKSPVREIRKLDVIRQGEFIHIIVYADAFLHHMVRNIAGVLMAIGTGEQPPEWAREVLEMRDRTRGGVTAPADGLYLTRIEYPEHFNIPQLPPGTGLW; this is translated from the coding sequence ATGCGAATTGCAGCCATAGTCGAATATTGCGGCGCCAGCTTTTACGGCTGGCAATACCAGGAGGGCTCGCGCACCGTTCAGGGCGAGGTGGAGCGTGCCGTATCATTTGTTGCCAACGAAACTGTTCGCGTTATTACCGCCGGCCGTACTGATACTGGTGTGCATGCCAGCGCCCAGGTAATTCATTTTGATACACGGGCCGAGCGTAGCCAGTATTCGTGGTTTCGCGGCGTTAACGCGCAGTTGCCCGACGACATCAAGTTGCGCTGGATCGATGTGGTGGACGACGAGTTTCATGCCCGGTTCTCGGCAACAGGTCGCTGGTATCGTTATGTTATTCTGAATCGCCAGTCAGCACCGGCATTGTTGTATCGTCGGGTAACCCATGAATACCGCGATCTTGATGCCACGCTCATGCAGCACGGCGCCAGTTTTCTGCTTGGTCGCCATGATTTCAGTTCCTACCGAACCGTGCATTGCCAGGCCAAGAGCCCGGTGCGCGAAATACGCAAACTGGACGTTATCCGGCAGGGCGAGTTTATCCATATCATTGTCTATGCCGATGCCTTTCTGCACCACATGGTGCGCAATATTGCCGGCGTATTGATGGCTATCGGTACGGGTGAGCAGCCCCCGGAATGGGCGCGCGAGGTATTGGAGATGCGCGATCGAACCCGGGGCGGGGTCACGGCGCCTGCCGATGGCCTGTACCTGACCCGGATTGAGTACCCGGAGCACTTTAATATACCGCAACTTCCGCCCGGCACAGGGCTTTGGTAA
- the parC gene encoding DNA topoisomerase IV subunit A: protein MAAKKKRVARKSAKKAAKKTARKAGKSSSKSKSQVVVEAAAPKLARTEQVTLAEFTEQAYLNYSMYVILDRALPHIGDGFKPVQRRIVYAMSELGLNAAAKYKKSARTVGDVLGKFHPHGDSACYEAMVLMAQSFSYRYPLIDGQGNWGSPDDPKSFAAMRYTESRLTRFSQVLLSELGQGTTDWIPNFDGTLHEPKVMPARLPNVLLNGTTGIAVGMATDIPPHNVREVVEACVLLLDDPKTPISKLLKHVKGPDYPTEAEIITPRAELKQMYETGNGSIRMRARWTRENGDIVLTALPYQVSGAKVLEQIARQMQNKKLPMVEDLRDESDHENPMRLVIVPRSNRVDADELMSHLFATTDLERTYRVNLNMIGLKGRPRVFNLRDLLSEWLIFRLHTVQRRLQWRLERVEARLHVLAGLLVAYLNLDEVIRIIRTEDEPKPVLMKRFKLTDIQAEAILETKLRHLAKLEEMKIRGEQEELERERKELSSILGSRAKLKKLVRDELVADAHEFGDERRSPIVERELAQAIDLTQLMPTEPVTAILSEKGWVRAGKGHEVDPRALSYKGTDRFLDAAKGRSNQQVVFIDSTGRTYSMPAHKLPSARGQGEPLSGTFNPPAGASFAGVMLGDPDDKYLLATSYGYGFVAKLGELYAKNKNGKAVLKVPEGARVLPPQRVTSYDEDWIAAVTSAGHLLTFMIAELPEMAKGKGNKIINVPTAKLKKGEERVVKVVAYAEDKSLMVLAGSKKRNLTSADLEHYVGERALRGLKLPRGYQGVDDMDIIS from the coding sequence ATGGCTGCCAAGAAGAAACGCGTCGCAAGGAAATCAGCAAAGAAGGCGGCCAAAAAGACTGCGCGCAAAGCGGGCAAGTCGTCGTCGAAAAGCAAAAGCCAGGTTGTTGTTGAAGCCGCCGCGCCCAAGTTGGCGCGTACCGAGCAGGTAACCCTTGCCGAGTTTACCGAGCAGGCGTATCTCAATTATTCCATGTACGTCATCCTGGACCGGGCATTGCCGCATATCGGCGATGGTTTCAAGCCGGTACAGCGACGAATCGTCTATGCCATGTCCGAGCTTGGGCTGAATGCCGCGGCCAAGTACAAGAAGTCTGCCCGTACCGTGGGTGATGTATTGGGCAAGTTCCACCCGCATGGTGATTCGGCCTGTTACGAAGCCATGGTGCTGATGGCGCAGTCCTTTAGTTATCGTTACCCGCTCATTGATGGCCAGGGCAACTGGGGCTCGCCCGATGATCCCAAGTCTTTCGCGGCCATGCGTTATACCGAGTCGCGTTTAACCCGGTTCTCGCAGGTGCTGTTATCCGAACTGGGCCAGGGTACGACGGACTGGATTCCCAATTTTGACGGCACGCTGCACGAGCCCAAGGTGATGCCGGCGCGTTTGCCCAACGTATTATTGAATGGCACAACCGGCATTGCAGTGGGTATGGCTACCGATATACCACCGCATAACGTTCGCGAGGTAGTTGAAGCCTGTGTATTGTTGCTGGACGATCCGAAAACACCCATAAGCAAGCTGCTCAAGCATGTAAAAGGCCCGGACTATCCGACCGAGGCCGAAATCATTACGCCCAGGGCCGAGCTGAAACAGATGTATGAAACCGGTAACGGTTCAATCAGGATGCGCGCCCGCTGGACCCGCGAGAATGGCGACATTGTGCTGACCGCATTGCCGTACCAGGTTTCCGGCGCCAAGGTGCTTGAACAGATTGCCAGGCAGATGCAGAACAAGAAACTGCCCATGGTCGAGGACCTGCGTGACGAATCTGATCATGAAAACCCGATGCGACTGGTGATCGTGCCGCGATCCAACCGGGTGGATGCAGATGAATTGATGTCACACCTGTTTGCCACCACTGATCTCGAGCGAACGTACCGTGTCAATCTCAACATGATTGGCTTGAAGGGGCGGCCACGCGTATTCAACTTGCGGGACCTGTTGAGCGAATGGCTGATATTTCGTCTGCACACGGTGCAGCGTCGTTTGCAGTGGCGCCTGGAGCGTGTCGAGGCGCGGTTGCATGTCCTGGCGGGTCTGCTTGTTGCCTATCTTAACCTCGACGAGGTGATCAGGATCATCCGGACCGAGGATGAACCCAAGCCGGTATTGATGAAGCGGTTCAAGCTGACCGATATCCAGGCCGAAGCCATACTAGAAACCAAGTTGCGCCACCTGGCCAAGCTTGAAGAAATGAAAATTCGTGGCGAGCAGGAAGAGCTGGAACGAGAACGCAAGGAATTGAGCAGCATTCTCGGATCGCGGGCAAAACTGAAAAAACTGGTACGCGATGAACTGGTTGCGGATGCGCATGAATTCGGAGACGAGCGGCGCTCACCCATAGTCGAGCGTGAACTGGCACAGGCCATTGACCTGACGCAGTTAATGCCGACGGAACCGGTTACCGCCATCTTGTCGGAAAAGGGCTGGGTGCGTGCAGGCAAAGGTCATGAAGTGGATCCGCGGGCGCTCAGCTACAAGGGCACAGATCGTTTTCTTGATGCGGCCAAGGGACGAAGCAACCAGCAAGTGGTGTTTATTGATTCCACCGGCCGAACCTATTCCATGCCGGCGCACAAGTTGCCGTCGGCCCGCGGCCAGGGTGAACCCCTGTCCGGTACGTTTAATCCCCCTGCGGGCGCAAGCTTTGCCGGTGTCATGCTTGGTGACCCGGATGACAAATACCTGTTGGCCACAAGTTACGGTTACGGTTTTGTTGCCAAGCTTGGGGAGTTGTATGCCAAGAACAAGAATGGCAAGGCTGTTCTCAAGGTGCCGGAAGGTGCCAGGGTATTACCGCCACAGCGCGTAACCAGTTACGACGAAGACTGGATAGCCGCGGTTACCAGTGCCGGCCACCTTCTGACTTTCATGATTGCCGAGTTGCCGGAGATGGCCAAGGGCAAGGGCAACAAGATTATCAATGTACCGACTGCCAAGCTCAAAAAAGGCGAAGAGCGGGTGGTGAAGGTTGTTGCCTATGCCGAAGACAAGAGCCTGATGGTTCTCGCGGGAAGCAAAAAGCGTAATCTTACATCAGCTGACCTTGAGCATTACGTTGGAGAGCGAGCCTTGCGTGGCCTGAAGCTGCCCCGTGGTTATCAAGGTGTGGACGATATGGACATAATATCCTGA
- the parE gene encoding DNA topoisomerase IV subunit B has product MSSAYDSSAIEVLTGLEPVRRRPGMYTQTERPNHLAQEVIDNSVDEAIAGHASSVEVTLHKDGSLSVKDDGRGMPVDKHKGEKVSGVEVILTRLHAGGKFSNKNYTFSGGLHGVGVSVVNALSKKLEVLVRRGGKEHKMSFADGQKTSSLRAVGSVGARVTGTTIHFWPDAKFFDSVKFSVPRLKHVLRAKAVLCPGLYVSFANEADSKDNEEWQYEDGLKDYLLSELGDHELLPEDPVVGSYKSADEEADWAIAWQPQGGEPVMESYVNLIPTPQDGTHVNGFRQGLTEAMREFCEYRNLLPRGIKLAPDDIWNRCSFVLSLKMKEPQFSGQTKDRLSSREAAAFMQTAAKDGFGLWLNQHIAIAETIAQLAIDNAQARLRAGKRVERKKIGTGPALPGKLADCSDQDLGRAELFLVEGDSAGGSAKQARDRTFQAIMPLRGKILNTWEVDSGEVLASQEVHDIAVALGVDPGSDSLAGLRYGKICILADADSDGLHIATLLCALFVKHFRKLVEEGHIYVAMPPLYRIDVGKKIYYALDEAEKARVLKTIEEDKLRGKVNVQRFKGLGEMNPSQLRETTMDPASRRLVQLTINSGRDPADKIMDMLLAKKRSADRKAWLEQKGDKAEVN; this is encoded by the coding sequence ATGTCATCAGCCTACGATTCGTCCGCCATTGAGGTTTTAACCGGTCTTGAACCGGTCCGTCGCCGTCCCGGGATGTATACCCAGACGGAACGCCCCAACCATCTCGCCCAGGAAGTTATTGATAACAGTGTTGACGAAGCCATCGCCGGCCACGCATCCTCGGTCGAGGTGACACTGCACAAGGATGGCTCGCTGTCGGTCAAGGATGATGGTCGCGGCATGCCGGTGGACAAGCACAAGGGCGAGAAGGTATCCGGTGTCGAAGTCATACTGACGCGCCTGCATGCAGGCGGCAAGTTCTCCAACAAGAACTATACTTTCTCGGGCGGTCTTCACGGTGTTGGTGTATCCGTTGTTAACGCCTTGTCGAAAAAGCTGGAAGTGCTGGTTCGCCGTGGCGGCAAGGAACACAAGATGAGCTTTGCCGACGGCCAGAAAACCTCCAGTCTTCGAGCGGTCGGTTCAGTTGGTGCACGTGTTACCGGTACCACCATACATTTCTGGCCTGATGCCAAATTCTTTGATTCGGTCAAGTTCAGCGTTCCGCGTTTGAAGCATGTCTTGCGTGCCAAGGCCGTTCTGTGCCCGGGCTTGTATGTTTCGTTTGCCAACGAGGCCGACAGCAAGGATAACGAGGAATGGCAATACGAAGACGGCCTCAAGGATTACCTGTTGTCCGAACTGGGTGACCATGAGCTGTTGCCCGAAGACCCGGTTGTTGGCAGCTACAAGTCTGCAGACGAGGAAGCCGACTGGGCCATCGCCTGGCAACCCCAGGGCGGTGAGCCGGTAATGGAAAGTTACGTCAACCTGATCCCGACACCCCAGGATGGCACCCATGTAAACGGTTTCCGTCAAGGCTTGACCGAAGCCATGCGCGAGTTCTGCGAATATCGCAACCTGCTGCCTCGCGGTATCAAGCTGGCACCGGATGATATCTGGAACCGTTGCAGTTTTGTCCTGTCCCTGAAAATGAAAGAGCCGCAGTTTTCCGGGCAGACCAAGGATAGACTGTCATCGCGAGAAGCCGCGGCGTTCATGCAGACAGCGGCGAAGGATGGTTTTGGTCTTTGGTTGAACCAGCACATTGCCATCGCTGAAACCATTGCCCAGCTTGCCATTGATAATGCCCAGGCGCGGTTGCGCGCCGGCAAGCGCGTTGAGCGCAAGAAAATCGGTACTGGCCCGGCCTTGCCCGGCAAGCTGGCCGATTGTTCCGACCAGGATCTGGGTCGTGCCGAGTTGTTCCTGGTAGAGGGTGATTCCGCGGGCGGCTCGGCAAAGCAGGCGCGTGATCGAACATTCCAGGCGATCATGCCGCTGCGCGGAAAAATCCTGAATACCTGGGAAGTGGATTCAGGAGAAGTGCTGGCGTCCCAGGAAGTGCACGATATTGCCGTGGCCCTCGGCGTTGATCCCGGCTCCGATAGCCTGGCCGGTTTGCGATACGGCAAGATTTGTATTCTTGCTGATGCTGATTCAGACGGCCTGCATATTGCCACGTTGTTATGCGCCCTGTTTGTCAAACATTTCCGCAAGCTGGTGGAAGAGGGGCATATCTATGTGGCCATGCCACCTTTATATCGTATCGATGTCGGCAAGAAGATTTATTACGCGCTTGATGAGGCTGAAAAGGCGCGAGTGCTGAAAACCATCGAAGAAGACAAGCTGCGTGGCAAGGTGAATGTCCAGCGTTTCAAGGGGCTGGGTGAAATGAATCCTTCGCAGCTGCGTGAAACCACCATGGACCCGGCGAGCCGGCGACTGGTTCAGCTGACCATCAACAGTGGTCGCGACCCGGCAGACAAGATTATGGATATGCTGCTGGCCAAGAAACGCTCGGCTGATCGCAAGGCGTGGCTGGAACAAAAAGGCGACAAGGCGGAGGTGAACTGA
- a CDS encoding MBL fold metallo-hydrolase, translating into MPDLKDIEYASDREQGAGGGMERIQEEVMQKLLYAKRSGLIAGLLIFMTGIVGADASKVIKTDYPLTRLNDRLYVIYGPVSEPTIANQGFRNNIIFVISSEGVVVMDPGTSVYVGDMALKKIRGITDKPVVAVFNSHAHGDHWLGNQAFSQANPGIDIYAHANMIKQANEGEGDRWIKLFNEATANAVAGTKPVVPNKVVKDGDVIRIGDLSFRIHHTGLAHSENDIMVEIPELKAILTGDIVRNGMVGISSSSFKGNIAAIDRAMQTGATLYVPGHGKAGGQEVASTYRHFLDTLRSTVTTEYNAGKSDFEMKPTVVGALKSYTGWVRFNEHIGRLVSLAYLEVEAEAFQ; encoded by the coding sequence TTGCCTGATCTAAAGGACATTGAATACGCCTCCGACCGCGAGCAGGGTGCCGGCGGAGGCATGGAGAGAATCCAGGAGGAAGTTATGCAGAAGCTTTTGTATGCAAAGAGATCGGGATTGATTGCCGGCCTGTTGATCTTTATGACCGGTATTGTCGGCGCTGATGCGTCGAAGGTCATCAAGACGGACTACCCGTTAACCCGGCTTAATGACAGGCTGTATGTAATCTACGGGCCAGTAAGCGAGCCCACCATTGCCAACCAGGGATTTCGCAACAACATTATATTTGTGATCTCAAGCGAGGGTGTGGTGGTCATGGATCCTGGCACCAGTGTCTATGTCGGCGACATGGCGCTGAAGAAGATTCGCGGTATTACTGACAAACCGGTTGTCGCCGTCTTCAACTCCCATGCGCACGGTGATCACTGGCTTGGGAACCAGGCTTTCAGCCAGGCCAATCCCGGCATTGATATTTATGCTCATGCAAACATGATCAAGCAGGCAAATGAAGGAGAAGGCGATCGCTGGATCAAGTTGTTTAACGAAGCAACCGCCAATGCCGTCGCAGGTACGAAACCGGTAGTGCCCAACAAGGTCGTCAAGGATGGTGATGTGATCCGAATCGGCGACCTCAGTTTCCGTATTCACCATACCGGGCTTGCCCATAGCGAGAATGATATTATGGTGGAGATTCCGGAATTAAAGGCAATCCTGACCGGTGATATTGTTCGCAATGGCATGGTGGGAATATCCAGCAGTAGCTTCAAAGGCAACATCGCTGCCATAGACCGGGCAATGCAAACCGGTGCCACGCTGTATGTACCCGGGCACGGCAAGGCGGGTGGCCAGGAAGTGGCCAGCACTTACCGGCACTTCCTCGATACCCTGCGCAGCACGGTAACCACCGAGTACAATGCCGGCAAAAGCGATTTCGAAATGAAGCCGACTGTTGTCGGAGCACTGAAATCCTATACGGGCTGGGTACGCTTTAACGAGCATATCGGACGCCTGGTAAGTCTTGCCTATCTCGAAGTTGAAGCAGAGGCATTCCAGTAA
- a CDS encoding carboxymuconolactone decarboxylase family protein has product MKNGYQIYDENTAPVESGKMLAMVKGHYGFIPNALGAMAVSPRILEAYMSLDSLVHNTSFSEEEQHVILLAVTREGECSYCVAAHSTFAKMGGVAEQTVSRLRNGESLGDQKLEALHRFASKLVCTNGHVDDADVDTFLAAGYTREQVLEVILIYGNKLLAIFANRIMGTDLDQALMPEQWSRVA; this is encoded by the coding sequence ATGAAAAACGGTTACCAGATTTATGACGAAAACACCGCTCCCGTGGAATCCGGCAAAATGCTGGCGATGGTTAAGGGGCATTACGGGTTTATTCCCAATGCGCTTGGCGCCATGGCGGTATCACCGAGAATACTGGAGGCCTACATGAGCCTCGACAGTCTTGTACATAACACCTCGTTTTCGGAGGAAGAGCAACATGTAATACTGCTGGCAGTGACCCGGGAGGGAGAGTGTTCGTACTGCGTTGCAGCGCATTCGACGTTTGCCAAAATGGGAGGCGTTGCCGAGCAGACTGTCAGTCGTCTGCGTAACGGTGAGTCGCTGGGTGATCAAAAGCTGGAAGCATTGCACCGGTTCGCCAGCAAGCTGGTCTGCACCAATGGCCATGTGGACGATGCCGATGTGGACACCTTCCTGGCTGCCGGCTATACGCGGGAGCAAGTACTGGAAGTCATCCTGATTTATGGAAACAAGTTGTTGGCCATTTTCGCCAACCGCATTATGGGTACTGATCTTGATCAGGCGTTGATGCCGGAGCAGTGGTCGCGGGTTGCCTGA
- a CDS encoding winged helix-turn-helix domain-containing protein, which produces MPSEYPQEVVSFYLDDWFVDPATNRIRNGDREIKLEPRVMAVLLYLAKNRGQVVTREQLEQDIWSGVIVGYDSLTTTVNKLRKSLGDDPKHPRYIETLSKRGYRLIADTRLQAQEHTGKAVSANASLAQKRVFRLVLLTVVMITAILLLPPQMTTREPQPHENTLPSIAVLPFKSIAQRPDQEYFTDGITEDLTTDLSKMSGLLVISRRSAFTYKNKEIDARDVGRELNVRYVLQGSARAANDRLRVNAQLVDTETGIELWAERYDRKRDDVFAIQDELRTKIIAALSIVLTNKEKQRIARRYTHSIDAYDSFLKGQSYLVKQTRADTVIARQHFQRAIDSDPGFARAYSGLALAYENEYRFGWSDNPGQTAKLALAKGMQALGLDKESPQTHWVLGTVYLFVSGDHDQAIAMGEATIDIDPNHADGLMLLAVTYAFGGEPDRAIALVEKAKRLNPFYPSQYPSVLGLANLLTGRYDSAITAYEESIAINPVRIQPNVYLVAAYVRSGQMEHARWQADRIRADFPGFDLERWARHQPYRDRTTMAAILADIRQAGL; this is translated from the coding sequence ATGCCCAGCGAATATCCGCAGGAAGTGGTGTCCTTCTACCTGGACGACTGGTTTGTCGATCCGGCAACCAACCGTATCCGTAACGGCGACCGGGAGATCAAGCTGGAACCCAGGGTAATGGCGGTACTGCTTTACCTCGCAAAAAATAGGGGACAAGTTGTGACGCGCGAACAGCTTGAGCAGGACATCTGGTCAGGTGTAATCGTGGGCTACGACTCGCTCACTACCACGGTCAACAAGCTGCGCAAATCCCTGGGTGATGACCCGAAACACCCTCGTTACATTGAAACCCTGTCCAAGAGAGGTTACCGGCTCATCGCCGATACCCGGCTTCAGGCACAGGAGCATACTGGCAAGGCCGTCAGTGCCAATGCCAGCCTGGCGCAAAAACGTGTATTTCGGCTTGTCCTGCTTACCGTGGTGATGATTACCGCAATTTTGCTACTACCGCCACAAATGACGACCAGGGAACCGCAACCACATGAAAACACTCTTCCGTCCATTGCCGTGCTTCCGTTCAAAAGCATTGCTCAACGACCGGACCAGGAATACTTCACCGATGGCATTACCGAAGACCTGACTACCGACCTCTCCAAGATGTCAGGCTTGCTTGTAATCTCCCGACGATCCGCGTTCACCTACAAGAACAAGGAGATCGACGCCCGCGATGTAGGCCGGGAACTGAATGTCCGTTATGTATTGCAGGGCAGCGCCCGGGCGGCAAATGATCGCCTGCGCGTCAATGCGCAACTGGTTGATACCGAAACCGGTATTGAATTATGGGCGGAACGCTATGATCGCAAACGCGATGACGTGTTTGCGATCCAGGACGAGTTGCGCACAAAGATCATTGCCGCCCTGTCCATTGTCCTGACCAACAAGGAAAAGCAGCGAATCGCCCGCCGCTACACTCACAGCATTGATGCCTACGACAGCTTCCTGAAAGGACAGTCCTACCTAGTCAAGCAAACCCGGGCAGACACAGTTATTGCCCGGCAACATTTCCAACGCGCCATCGACAGCGACCCCGGCTTCGCACGCGCCTACAGTGGACTGGCACTGGCTTATGAAAATGAATACCGCTTCGGCTGGTCTGACAATCCAGGACAAACCGCAAAGCTGGCACTCGCTAAAGGCATGCAGGCACTGGGACTGGACAAGGAATCGCCTCAAACCCATTGGGTCCTGGGAACTGTCTACCTGTTTGTCAGCGGTGATCACGACCAGGCCATTGCCATGGGCGAGGCCACCATCGATATCGATCCCAATCATGCTGATGGCCTGATGTTACTGGCGGTAACCTATGCCTTTGGAGGTGAACCGGACAGGGCCATTGCGCTGGTGGAAAAAGCCAAGCGACTCAACCCGTTTTACCCGTCGCAGTATCCATCGGTGCTAGGGCTTGCCAACCTGCTGACAGGAAGATACGACAGCGCGATCACGGCTTACGAGGAATCCATTGCCATTAATCCAGTTCGAATCCAGCCCAACGTGTACCTGGTCGCCGCCTATGTGCGCAGTGGGCAAATGGAGCATGCGCGCTGGCAGGCAGACAGGATCAGGGCGGATTTTCCCGGGTTTGACCTGGAACGCTGGGCCAGGCATCAACCTTATCGGGACAGGACCACGATGGCCGCCATACTTGCCGACATCAGGCAAGCCGGGCTATGA
- a CDS encoding DUF3501 family protein, whose protein sequence is MSNHLNRQDLLSLEEYSQQRPQFRARVLEHKKPRKVHLNEHITLYFEDRLTMQYQVQEMLRIEKIFEADGIQEELDAYNPLIPDGGNFKATFMIEYEDVEERKKVLATLVGIEDRLWVQVDGMDKVYAIADEDLERETEEKTSSVHFVRFELTAEMAAAVKNGADINMGVDHENCTLAIKPVATATRDSLAGDLA, encoded by the coding sequence ATGAGTAACCATTTAAACAGGCAGGACCTGCTGAGTCTTGAAGAGTATTCGCAGCAGCGTCCGCAGTTCCGGGCGAGGGTGCTGGAACACAAAAAACCGCGCAAGGTTCACCTGAACGAGCATATCACGCTGTACTTTGAAGACAGGCTGACCATGCAGTACCAGGTCCAGGAAATGCTGCGCATTGAAAAAATTTTTGAGGCTGATGGTATACAGGAAGAGCTGGATGCCTATAACCCGCTGATTCCCGATGGCGGCAATTTCAAGGCTACTTTCATGATCGAATATGAAGACGTGGAAGAGCGCAAGAAAGTGCTGGCCACTCTGGTGGGTATCGAGGACCGGTTGTGGGTACAGGTGGATGGTATGGACAAGGTTTATGCTATCGCCGATGAAGACCTGGAGCGTGAGACCGAGGAAAAGACGTCATCAGTACACTTTGTTCGCTTCGAGCTGACCGCGGAGATGGCGGCAGCAGTAAAAAACGGTGCCGATATCAACATGGGCGTGGATCATGAAAACTGCACACTGGCCATTAAGCCGGTTGCAACAGCAACCCGTGACTCATTGGCCGGAGACCTGGCCTGA